In one Roseburia intestinalis L1-82 genomic region, the following are encoded:
- a CDS encoding SpaA isopeptide-forming pilin-related protein, which yields MKIPKLFKKAAAFVMAAVTALSIMPATAFAAGDIGTISFSHTYDSNGNTMRYNSSANIGGYTAGGTGNYKYRMFVDGENAFCIQPGVPLKTGNTLKKASSDTWNALSANQKKAVGLALLYGYQGNRNNLSGSDDEKWLATQTLVWEFVTGCREATGSYNQTSTTVYSLHFGSNYANSGARAVYDQIVAMLREHNTIPSFMSGGKNDITKELAYKDGKYSITLNDSNGVLSDYSFLSSDSNVSVSKSGNKLTISSTVAISGSVRITAKRNNVPTVSSSAKLIAYGDPNLQDLVTGVENADTVSAYINIETPTGTIALKKTSEDGVVEGISFTIKGDNFNKTVKTGKDGSVSVEGLFPGTYTVTEQSIDRYEPQKTQTVTLIGGKTSTVTFSNILKRGSLEIVKTSEDNLVEGMKFHLYGTSLSGLPVDEYAVTDKNGLAKFENVLISGDTPYVVEEVDTAVRYVVPASQTAPIEWNKVTKRSFDNVLKKFQVTVTKTDAETGSPQGNASLAGAVYGIYKGEELIDTYTTDENGQFTTKYYICDNDWTVREISPSEGYLLDTAIHKVGAEPELYTVELNSTANDVNEQVIKGNIALIKHTDNGETQIETPEEGAVFEVFLKSAGSYENAKETERDVLTCDENGFAQTKDMPYGIYTVRQTSGWEGRELMKDFDVFISKDGQTYRYLINNANFESYIKIVKKDAETGNTIPYAGAGFQIYDPNGNLVTMTFTYPEVTTIDTFYTTADGDLITPQTLEYGKGYSLVEVQAPYGYVLNSEPVYFDVVQENSEEESGITVIEVVRSNMAQKGTITVEKSGEVFSSVAGDKGLYQPIFSVSGLEGAVYEITAAEDIVTLDGTVRANKGEVVDTVTTGKDGTVKSKELYLGKYEVKEITAPYGMVLNEEVRSVELVYAGQNVDVTETATSFYNERQRVEIDLIKSLAIDEAYGIGKNGEIFDVTFGLYAAEELTAADGKTIPADGLIEVISLDESGHGKAISDLPMGSYYVQEISTNSAYIVSDAKYPVTFEYAGQDTETVRITANEGEAITNDIIYGSVSGKKSDEDGKALGGAVIGIFTTGTTEFTKENAIAATTSKDDGSFSFAKVPYGTWIIREIESPKGYVLSEEEIAVPIGKVDEVVEIELVNYFIKGNIALTKVDEDYPDNKLSGAVFEVYSDTNGDGKLDKDDTLLGEMKELDGGVYQMSELRYGKYLVKETKAPTGFVLDENVYSVSVEENGKTYTVENKAGVGFINAAQKGSLKIVKTSSDGKVEGFSFRVTGVDYDQTFKTDKNGEIVIEGLRIGDYTVSEVSDKASAGYILPADKQATVKVDATAIVQMHNEFRDTPKTGDDFNLGLWVSLAALSVVGAGVLGFVGYKNRKKKKED from the coding sequence ATGAAAATCCCTAAATTGTTCAAAAAGGCTGCGGCTTTTGTAATGGCTGCGGTCACGGCATTATCCATAATGCCTGCGACGGCGTTTGCTGCGGGTGACATCGGGACGATTTCCTTTTCCCACACCTATGACAGCAACGGTAATACGATGAGGTACAATTCCAGTGCGAATATCGGCGGCTATACCGCAGGCGGAACAGGAAATTACAAGTACCGTATGTTTGTGGATGGCGAGAATGCGTTTTGTATTCAGCCGGGAGTACCGCTGAAAACAGGAAACACCTTAAAAAAGGCTTCCTCTGATACTTGGAACGCCCTTTCAGCCAACCAGAAAAAGGCGGTTGGGCTTGCCCTGCTCTATGGGTATCAGGGCAACCGAAATAATCTGTCAGGAAGTGATGATGAAAAATGGCTTGCCACGCAGACACTCGTTTGGGAGTTTGTCACAGGCTGCCGTGAAGCCACAGGCTCATATAACCAGACAAGCACTACCGTTTACAGCCTGCACTTCGGTTCAAATTATGCCAACAGCGGAGCAAGGGCAGTGTATGACCAGATTGTTGCGATGCTGCGTGAGCATAACACCATTCCGAGCTTTATGTCGGGTGGTAAGAATGACATCACAAAGGAGCTTGCCTACAAGGACGGAAAGTACAGCATCACATTGAATGACAGCAACGGCGTGCTTTCTGATTACAGCTTTTTAAGCTCTGACAGTAATGTGAGTGTATCGAAGTCTGGAAATAAGCTGACAATCAGCTCCACTGTAGCTATCAGCGGTTCTGTCCGCATTACGGCAAAGAGGAACAATGTGCCGACTGTCAGCAGCAGTGCAAAGCTCATTGCCTATGGCGACCCGAACTTGCAGGATTTGGTAACAGGTGTGGAGAATGCTGATACCGTGTCTGCATATATCAATATCGAAACGCCGACAGGCACGATTGCCCTCAAAAAGACTTCTGAGGACGGAGTTGTGGAGGGCATCTCTTTTACAATCAAAGGTGATAACTTCAATAAAACAGTTAAGACAGGAAAGGACGGCTCTGTCTCCGTGGAGGGATTATTCCCTGGCACTTATACGGTCACAGAACAGTCTATTGACCGTTATGAGCCGCAGAAAACCCAGACCGTCACACTTATCGGAGGAAAAACCTCTACTGTGACCTTCAGCAATATTTTGAAGCGTGGCAGTCTGGAAATCGTCAAGACTTCCGAGGACAATCTGGTGGAGGGAATGAAATTCCACCTTTATGGCACATCTTTAAGCGGCTTGCCTGTTGACGAGTATGCCGTGACTGATAAAAATGGACTGGCTAAGTTTGAAAATGTCCTTATCAGTGGCGATACCCCGTATGTGGTTGAGGAAGTGGATACCGCAGTCCGCTATGTCGTTCCTGCTTCCCAGACAGCTCCGATTGAATGGAACAAGGTCACAAAACGCAGCTTCGACAATGTGTTGAAAAAATTCCAAGTGACTGTGACAAAGACCGATGCAGAAACAGGTTCTCCGCAGGGCAATGCTTCCCTTGCAGGTGCGGTTTACGGCATCTATAAAGGTGAGGAACTGATTGACACCTACACGACTGATGAAAACGGTCAGTTTACGACCAAGTATTATATCTGTGATAATGATTGGACTGTCCGTGAAATCAGCCCGTCCGAGGGGTATCTTCTGGATACCGCAATCCACAAGGTAGGTGCAGAACCAGAGCTATACACGGTAGAGCTGAACAGTACCGCAAACGATGTGAATGAACAGGTCATCAAAGGCAATATCGCACTCATCAAGCATACGGATAACGGGGAAACCCAGATTGAAACACCCGAAGAAGGTGCGGTATTTGAAGTGTTCCTCAAATCCGCAGGCAGCTATGAAAATGCAAAGGAAACCGAGCGTGATGTGCTGACATGTGACGAGAACGGTTTTGCCCAGACAAAGGATATGCCGTATGGCATTTATACCGTCCGCCAGACCTCTGGTTGGGAGGGGCGTGAACTGATGAAAGACTTTGATGTGTTTATCAGCAAGGACGGTCAGACCTACCGCTACCTTATCAACAACGCTAACTTTGAGAGCTATATCAAAATCGTAAAGAAAGATGCAGAAACAGGCAATACAATCCCGTATGCAGGTGCAGGCTTCCAGATTTACGACCCGAATGGAAATCTTGTGACTATGACTTTCACTTATCCCGAAGTGACGACCATTGACACCTTCTATACTACGGCAGACGGCGACCTTATCACACCGCAGACATTGGAATACGGCAAAGGCTATTCCCTTGTGGAAGTACAAGCCCCGTATGGGTATGTCTTAAATTCCGAGCCTGTTTATTTTGATGTGGTGCAGGAAAATTCCGAGGAAGAAAGCGGCATTACCGTTATTGAGGTAGTACGTTCCAATATGGCACAGAAAGGCACAATTACCGTAGAAAAGTCTGGCGAGGTATTCAGCTCCGTTGCAGGCGATAAGGGATTGTATCAGCCGATTTTCTCTGTCAGCGGTCTTGAGGGTGCAGTCTATGAAATTACCGCAGCCGAGGATATTGTCACTCTGGACGGGACGGTCAGAGCAAACAAGGGCGAGGTTGTAGATACCGTTACGACAGGAAAAGACGGTACAGTAAAATCCAAAGAACTGTATCTCGGAAAATATGAGGTTAAGGAAATCACAGCTCCGTATGGAATGGTGCTGAATGAGGAAGTCCGTTCTGTTGAGCTTGTGTATGCAGGACAGAATGTTGATGTAACGGAAACGGCTACTTCTTTCTATAATGAAAGACAGCGTGTTGAAATCGACCTCATCAAGAGCCTTGCCATTGATGAAGCCTACGGCATTGGCAAGAATGGAGAAATCTTTGATGTGACCTTTGGCTTGTATGCGGCGGAGGAACTCACAGCCGCAGATGGAAAGACCATTCCTGCGGACGGTCTGATTGAGGTCATTTCCCTTGATGAAAGCGGTCACGGGAAAGCTATCAGCGACCTGCCGATGGGCAGCTATTATGTGCAGGAAATCTCGACCAACTCCGCATATATTGTCAGCGATGCAAAATACCCTGTTACTTTTGAATACGCAGGACAGGATACCGAAACTGTCCGCATCACAGCCAATGAGGGCGAAGCTATCACAAATGACATTATTTACGGCTCTGTAAGCGGTAAGAAATCTGATGAGGACGGAAAGGCTCTGGGAGGTGCAGTTATCGGTATCTTTACGACAGGAACTACCGAGTTTACAAAGGAAAATGCGATTGCAGCTACCACATCAAAAGATGATGGTAGTTTTTCTTTTGCCAAAGTGCCGTATGGAACTTGGATAATCCGTGAAATCGAAAGCCCGAAGGGATATGTACTCTCCGAGGAAGAAATCGCCGTGCCAATCGGCAAGGTGGACGAAGTTGTGGAAATCGAACTTGTCAACTACTTCATTAAGGGCAATATCGCTTTGACAAAGGTTGATGAGGATTATCCCGACAACAAGCTGTCTGGTGCGGTATTTGAGGTTTACTCCGATACTAATGGCGATGGGAAACTGGATAAAGACGATACGCTGCTTGGCGAAATGAAAGAACTTGACGGCGGCGTTTACCAGATGAGTGAACTCCGCTACGGCAAATATCTGGTAAAGGAAACCAAAGCTCCGACAGGCTTTGTGCTTGATGAAAATGTGTATTCCGTATCCGTTGAGGAGAACGGCAAGACCTACACCGTGGAAAATAAGGCGGGTGTAGGATTTATCAATGCAGCACAGAAAGGCTCTCTTAAAATCGTAAAGACTTCCTCTGACGGTAAGGTGGAGGGCTTCTCTTTCCGTGTGACAGGCGTGGA
- a CDS encoding ParB/RepB/Spo0J family partition protein, giving the protein MARSRETKIELTAYDDLFQTDESREEAKLSKIRDIPISEIDEFPDHPFKVLMDEDMEQLVESIKRNGVMTPATVRLKEDGRYELISGHRRKKACELAGLETLKCEVKELTRDEAIIVMVESNLQRSVILPSEKAFAYKMRLEAMKRQAGRPPKENASPLATNLSKGRSDEELGELVGESKDQIRRYIRLTELVPEILQMVDERQIAFRPAVEISYLTEEQQYTLLEAMEYNDATPSLAQAIKMKKYNQDGKLTSEVIQSIMEEEKPNQKEKPAFRDERITKLIPKTVPRGQETDFVVKALEFYNRHLQRNKAHER; this is encoded by the coding sequence TTGGCGAGAAGCAGAGAAACCAAAATCGAGCTGACCGCATACGATGACCTTTTTCAGACGGACGAAAGCCGTGAGGAAGCAAAGCTAAGCAAGATACGGGATATTCCCATATCGGAGATTGACGAGTTTCCAGACCACCCGTTCAAGGTTTTAATGGACGAAGATATGGAACAACTTGTTGAGAGTATCAAGCGAAACGGTGTAATGACCCCTGCGACAGTTCGCTTAAAAGAGGACGGACGGTATGAGCTTATCAGTGGTCACAGGCGAAAAAAGGCTTGTGAACTTGCAGGACTTGAAACGCTGAAATGCGAGGTCAAAGAGCTTACCCGTGATGAAGCCATTATTGTCATGGTGGAAAGTAATCTCCAACGCTCTGTTATTTTGCCGAGTGAGAAAGCGTTTGCGTATAAAATGCGGTTGGAAGCTATGAAACGACAGGCAGGCAGACCCCCAAAAGAAAATGCGTCGCCATTGGCGACTAATTTATCAAAAGGGCGTTCTGATGAGGAATTAGGAGAACTTGTTGGAGAAAGCAAAGACCAGATACGCCGCTATATCCGTCTAACGGAGCTTGTACCCGAAATCCTGCAAATGGTAGATGAAAGGCAGATTGCATTCCGTCCTGCGGTTGAAATTTCCTATCTGACCGAGGAACAGCAATACACCCTGCTTGAAGCAATGGAGTACAACGATGCTACCCCGTCATTGGCACAGGCTATCAAAATGAAGAAGTATAACCAAGACGGCAAGCTCACTTCCGAGGTTATCCAGTCCATTATGGAGGAAGAAAAGCCCAATCAGAAGGAAAAACCCGCTTTCCGTGACGAGAGGATAACCAAGCTCATTCCCAAGACTGTTCCCAGAGGGCAGGAAACGGATTTTGTTGTCAAGGCGTTAGAGTTTTATAACCGACACTTGCAGCGGAACAAGGCTCACGAGAGATAG
- the rlmD gene encoding 23S rRNA (uracil(1939)-C(5))-methyltransferase RlmD, producing MADKNAMKNKSAMRNKSKVKNKDIAKNKAAGKKKYAVDKTMKQEAEKRTAGKMGKKKYAVDKTVKQEAEKRTIGKMEKKYAVTKAFTEKTDHGKSVKEKKVSGKNTSEKMITKKQNADMCQYAKKCGGCDYQGLSYEKQLKEKQEYVRKNVGEFCRVLPIIGMEHPYHYRNKVHAVFDIAKGGSVISGVYKAGTHDVVNIDSCRIEDETADAIIRDIRGLLRSFKIKTYDEDTGYGLLRHVLVRRGFHSGEVMVVLVLGSPILPSKNNFVKALRKLHPEITTVVLNVNDKKTSMVLGEKETVIYGKGYIEDTLCGCTFRISPKSFYQVNPVQTEILYTKAIEYAGLTGKERIVDAYCGIGTIGLIAASKAKEVISVELNRDAVRDAVTNAKRNDIKNVQFYNADAGQFMVEMAEYRADQKKNQVPDATKSGKKATPDGNVDVVFMDPPRAGSDEAFLSSVIRLAPKRVVYISCNLETLARDLKYLTKHGYQAKECQPVDLFPWTKHVETVVLLSHKKPDGHINVKVEFGEGEGKVPLDNIAKRAEEYKPKERVTYKMIKEYIEAKYGFKVHTAYIAEVKRDLGLPMYDAPNAVEELKQPRKHPTAEKVEAIKDALKHFEVI from the coding sequence ATGGCAGATAAAAATGCAATGAAAAATAAAAGTGCAATGAGGAACAAAAGTAAAGTTAAAAATAAAGACATAGCGAAAAATAAAGCTGCAGGCAAGAAAAAGTATGCAGTTGATAAAACAATGAAGCAGGAGGCAGAAAAACGAACCGCCGGAAAAATGGGAAAGAAAAAATATGCGGTTGATAAAACAGTGAAGCAGGAAGCAGAAAAGCGAACCATCGGAAAAATGGAAAAGAAGTATGCAGTGACTAAAGCATTTACAGAAAAAACGGATCATGGAAAATCGGTAAAAGAGAAAAAAGTATCAGGAAAAAACACGTCGGAAAAAATGATCACGAAGAAGCAGAACGCAGACATGTGCCAGTATGCAAAAAAATGCGGTGGCTGCGATTATCAGGGACTTTCCTATGAAAAACAGCTCAAAGAAAAGCAGGAATATGTTAGAAAAAATGTCGGAGAATTTTGCAGAGTACTGCCGATCATCGGGATGGAACATCCCTATCATTACCGCAACAAAGTGCATGCAGTATTTGACATTGCAAAAGGCGGATCTGTCATTTCCGGCGTATACAAAGCAGGGACACACGATGTTGTAAACATAGATTCCTGCCGGATCGAAGATGAGACGGCAGATGCGATCATCCGCGATATCCGGGGACTTTTACGTTCCTTTAAAATCAAGACTTATGATGAGGATACCGGATATGGTCTGCTGCGTCATGTACTGGTGCGTCGCGGTTTTCACAGCGGAGAAGTGATGGTAGTATTAGTGCTTGGCTCCCCGATCCTTCCGTCCAAGAATAATTTTGTCAAGGCACTGCGTAAACTTCACCCGGAGATCACAACGGTCGTTCTTAATGTCAATGACAAAAAGACCAGTATGGTTTTAGGAGAAAAAGAGACAGTTATTTACGGAAAAGGCTATATTGAGGACACACTCTGTGGCTGTACTTTCCGCATTTCCCCCAAATCATTTTATCAGGTGAATCCGGTACAGACTGAAATCCTTTATACGAAGGCGATCGAGTATGCCGGACTGACGGGAAAAGAGAGGATTGTGGATGCTTACTGTGGCATTGGAACGATCGGTCTTATTGCAGCGTCGAAAGCAAAAGAGGTCATCAGTGTGGAGTTAAACCGTGATGCAGTCAGGGATGCCGTAACCAACGCAAAACGCAATGACATCAAAAATGTCCAGTTTTACAATGCCGATGCAGGACAGTTTATGGTGGAGATGGCGGAATACCGTGCCGATCAGAAAAAAAATCAGGTGCCGGATGCCACAAAATCGGGAAAAAAGGCAACACCGGATGGCAATGTGGATGTCGTATTCATGGACCCGCCAAGAGCAGGAAGTGACGAGGCGTTTTTATCTTCGGTCATCCGGCTTGCTCCGAAGCGCGTAGTGTATATTTCATGTAACCTGGAGACACTTGCAAGGGATTTAAAGTATCTGACGAAACATGGGTATCAGGCAAAGGAGTGTCAGCCGGTGGATCTTTTTCCGTGGACGAAACATGTTGAGACGGTAGTACTGCTTTCCCACAAAAAGCCAGACGGACATATCAACGTAAAAGTTGAGTTTGGCGAGGGTGAGGGAAAAGTTCCGCTTGATAATATCGCTAAAAGAGCCGAAGAATATAAGCCCAAAGAACGAGTGACCTACAAAATGATAAAGGAGTACATAGAAGCTAAATACGGCTTCAAGGTACATACCGCATATATCGCAGAGGTAAAAAGAGATTTAGGCTTGCCAATGTACGATGCTCCTAATGCGGTAGAGGAATTGAAACAGCCGAGGAAGCATCCGACAGCAGAGAAAGTGGAAGCCATAAAGGATGCGTTGAAGCATTTTGAAGTGATTTAA
- a CDS encoding ParA family protein: MSNCKVIALTNQKGGVGKTTTAVNLGVSLVQQGKKVLLIDADAQANLTMALGYNRPDDIPITLSTVMQNIIDDKTLDASQGIIHHREGVDLLPSNIELSGFEVRLINAMSRERVLKTYVNEVKKNYDYVLIDCMPSLGMITINALAAADSVIIPTQPHYLSAKGLELLLRSVSMVKRQINPKLRIDGILMTMVMPRTNISKEITATVKSAYGKKIKVFDTEIPHSIRAVEATAEGKSIFAYDKSGKVAAAYEQLGKEVAEIGEKQRNQNRADRIR; encoded by the coding sequence ATGTCAAATTGCAAAGTAATTGCTCTGACTAACCAGAAGGGTGGTGTCGGAAAAACAACCACAGCGGTCAATTTGGGTGTAAGTCTGGTGCAGCAGGGTAAAAAAGTCCTGCTGATTGATGCCGATGCACAGGCAAATCTCACGATGGCTCTGGGGTATAACAGACCAGACGATATTCCCATAACGCTCTCTACTGTGATGCAAAACATCATAGACGATAAAACGCTTGATGCTTCACAGGGTATTATCCATCACAGAGAGGGCGTTGACCTGCTTCCGTCAAACATTGAGCTGTCGGGCTTTGAGGTAAGGCTAATCAATGCAATGAGCCGTGAGCGTGTGCTGAAAACCTATGTCAATGAGGTTAAAAAGAATTACGATTATGTGCTTATTGATTGTATGCCGAGCTTAGGCATGATAACCATCAATGCTCTGGCGGCGGCTGACAGCGTAATTATCCCGACACAGCCCCACTATCTCTCGGCTAAAGGTCTGGAGCTTTTGCTTCGCTCCGTATCAATGGTCAAGCGGCAAATCAACCCAAAGCTGCGAATAGACGGTATCTTAATGACTATGGTAATGCCCCGTACCAACATTTCTAAGGAAATTACGGCAACGGTCAAAAGTGCATACGGTAAGAAAATCAAGGTATTTGATACCGAGATACCTCATTCTATCCGTGCGGTGGAAGCTACCGCAGAAGGCAAAAGTATTTTTGCTTACGACAAAAGCGGCAAGGTTGCCGCAGCCTATGAGCAGTTAGGAAAGGAGGTGGCAGAGATTGGCGAGAAGCAGAGAAACCAAAATCGAGCTGACCGCATACGATGA
- a CDS encoding winged helix-turn-helix transcriptional regulator, which produces MNKEFNCPVEATISLIGGKYKSVILFHLMGKTLRYSELHKKIPKATDKMLAQQLRELEKDGLIKRTVYPVVPPKTEYNLTEFGESLSPILNAMCNWGESYLNIPSQCVEES; this is translated from the coding sequence ATGAATAAGGAATTTAACTGTCCGGTGGAGGCGACGATCTCCCTGATCGGCGGCAAATACAAGTCGGTCATTTTGTTTCATCTGATGGGAAAAACGCTCCGCTACAGTGAACTTCATAAAAAGATACCGAAAGCCACCGATAAAATGCTCGCACAGCAACTTCGGGAACTGGAAAAAGACGGACTTATCAAAAGAACCGTCTATCCGGTTGTCCCGCCCAAAACAGAGTACAACCTGACGGAGTTTGGAGAGAGCCTGTCACCGATCCTAAATGCCATGTGTAACTGGGGAGAGTCCTATCTGAACATTCCGAGTCAGTGTGTGGAAGAGTCGTGA
- a CDS encoding nitroreductase family protein — protein sequence MEIIMELLEIAKKRHSVRKYTGKEIEQEKLDKILEAAHVAPTAANMQPVRLIVVKSKEGLEKVGKAANIYQAPAAIVVCANKTKAWKRPFDGKITTDIDASILTDHMMLEATELGLGSVWICYFNPDILKEELNLPENLEPVNILALGYSDEPDASAERHKDMRIGMDELVSYL from the coding sequence ATGGAGATTATCATGGAATTATTAGAGATTGCAAAAAAGAGACATTCTGTACGAAAGTACACAGGAAAAGAAATTGAACAGGAAAAACTGGATAAAATCTTAGAGGCTGCCCACGTAGCACCGACCGCCGCGAACATGCAGCCGGTACGCCTTATAGTCGTAAAAAGCAAAGAAGGACTGGAAAAAGTCGGAAAAGCAGCAAATATTTATCAGGCACCGGCTGCCATTGTCGTCTGTGCCAATAAGACAAAAGCCTGGAAGCGTCCGTTTGACGGCAAGATCACAACCGACATCGATGCCTCGATCCTGACCGACCATATGATGCTTGAGGCAACCGAGCTTGGTCTTGGCAGTGTCTGGATTTGCTACTTTAACCCGGACATATTAAAAGAAGAACTGAACCTTCCGGAAAACTTAGAACCGGTCAATATCTTAGCACTCGGATACAGTGATGAACCGGATGCATCCGCAGAGCGTCATAAAGATATGCGCATTGGCATGGATGAGCTGGTTTCCTACCTTTAA
- a CDS encoding class I SAM-dependent rRNA methyltransferase, whose protein sequence is MSAVVTLKKGEGRTIKAGGAWIFDNEIDTVMGSFENGEIVVVHDFDGYPMGKGFINTNSKIRIRMLTRHVDQEIDRTFLQMRVKNAWEYRKTTVDTSSCRVIFGEADFLPGLVVDKYEDVLVVECLALGMEQFKETIVSLLKEELAKDGIKVRGVYERSDANERTKEGLPKVKGFIGEEFDTNVEIKENGVRYLVDVVNGQKTGFFLDQKYNRLAMQRICKGKKVLDCFTHMGTFALNAGIAGAADVTGLDISEYAVQQANENARRNGLEDTVHFRCANVLDELPKLAQSGEQYDVVILDPPAFTKSRQATKNAIKGYREINMKGLKLVKDGGYLATCSCSHFMTQELLAKTVKEAAKAAHKRLRQVEFRTQAPDHPILWANSANVPESYYLKFYIFQVVEER, encoded by the coding sequence ATGAGTGCAGTTGTGACATTAAAAAAGGGCGAGGGAAGAACGATCAAAGCAGGCGGTGCCTGGATTTTTGATAATGAGATCGATACGGTCATGGGAAGTTTTGAAAACGGAGAGATCGTGGTCGTGCATGATTTTGACGGCTATCCGATGGGCAAAGGATTTATCAATACCAATTCAAAAATCCGCATCCGTATGCTGACAAGACATGTGGACCAGGAGATCGACCGCACATTTTTACAGATGCGCGTGAAAAATGCCTGGGAATACCGCAAAACGACGGTCGATACATCATCCTGCCGTGTGATCTTCGGGGAAGCAGACTTTTTGCCGGGACTTGTCGTTGACAAATATGAGGATGTGCTCGTGGTGGAATGTTTAGCACTTGGCATGGAGCAGTTTAAGGAGACGATCGTTTCTTTATTAAAGGAAGAACTTGCAAAAGACGGCATCAAAGTGCGCGGCGTCTACGAGAGAAGCGACGCTAATGAGCGCACCAAAGAAGGACTTCCAAAGGTAAAAGGATTTATCGGGGAAGAATTTGACACCAATGTTGAGATCAAGGAAAACGGAGTCCGTTATCTTGTCGATGTCGTAAACGGACAGAAAACCGGATTTTTCTTAGACCAGAAGTATAATCGTCTTGCGATGCAGCGGATCTGTAAAGGGAAAAAGGTGTTAGACTGCTTTACCCATATGGGAACATTCGCCTTAAACGCCGGAATTGCAGGGGCAGCGGATGTCACAGGTCTTGACATTTCCGAGTATGCCGTGCAGCAGGCAAACGAAAATGCGCGCAGAAACGGACTGGAGGATACCGTTCATTTCCGCTGTGCAAACGTGCTCGATGAACTGCCGAAACTGGCGCAGAGCGGCGAACAGTATGATGTTGTTATCTTAGATCCGCCGGCATTTACCAAGTCGCGCCAGGCAACGAAAAACGCGATCAAAGGTTACCGTGAGATCAACATGAAAGGCTTAAAACTGGTAAAAGACGGCGGCTATCTTGCAACCTGTTCCTGCTCCCATTTCATGACACAGGAACTTTTGGCAAAGACAGTCAAAGAGGCGGCAAAGGCAGCACACAAGAGACTCCGCCAGGTGGAATTCAGAACACAGGCGCCGGATCATCCGATTCTCTGGGCAAATTCTGCGAATGTGCCGGAGAGTTATTATTTGAAGTTCTACATCTTTCAGGTTGTAGAAGAACGCTAG